The proteins below come from a single Pleuronectes platessa chromosome 3, fPlePla1.1, whole genome shotgun sequence genomic window:
- the mrpl21 gene encoding 39S ribosomal protein L21, mitochondrial, producing the protein MAATRGLWRTWSLWSPRTPLLFPAAGRPHSSGPRTSLSGPPWPQQSSPVPEEEERGRHAAVVSTVNRLIQQQDFGRLFAVVHFAGRQWKVTAEDLVLIENHIEAECGERIRMEKVLLVGAEDFTLAGRPLLGKELVRVEATVLEKTESWPKVHMRFWKRHRFQQKKIVIQPQTVLRINSIELDPRLS; encoded by the coding sequence ATGGCGGCGACCAGAGGACTGTGGAGGACGTGGTCCCTGTGGTCACCCAGGACCCCGCTCCTGTTCCCCGCCGCCGGCCGGCCGCACAGCTCCGGGCCCCGGACCTCGCTGTCCGGGCCGCCGTGGCCGCAGCAGTCGAGCCCGgtcccggaggaggaggagcggggccGACATGCCGCCGTGGTGAGCACCGTGAACCGGCTCATCCAGCAGCAGGACTTCGGCCGCCTCTTCGCCGTGGTGCACTTCGCCGGGCGGCAGTGGAAGGTCACCGCGGAGGACCTGGTCCTCATCGAGAACCACATCGAGGCAGAGTGCGGCGAGCGGATCCGGATGGAGAAGGTGCTGCTGGTCGGGGCGGAGGACTTCACCCTGGCCGGAAGGCCGCTGCTGGGGAAGGAGCTGGTCCGGGTCGAGGCCACCGTCCTGGAGAAGACCGAGTCCTGGCCCAAAGTCCACATGCGGTTCTGGAAGAGACACCGGTTCCAGCAGAAGAAGATCGTCATCCAGCCTCAGACGGTGCTGAGGATCAACAGCATCGAACTGGACCCCAGACTCTCATGA
- the c3h6orf120 gene encoding UPF0669 protein C6orf120 homolog, with product MMLSCSALVLALLVSQTRSFLTSEDDGVPEEWVLLHVVQGHIGAGNYSYLRLNHDGRIILHMQSLKGDADLYVSDKTLQPSYDTYKLQSATCGQDVVVVPGDFVRPVGIGIYGHPSHLESEFEMRVFYDQTVPLNPFDAGLDTSGDDPKQPPQAADEKEASIVWTILIGLLKIILEILF from the coding sequence AtgatgctgagctgcagcgCCCTGGTCCTCGCCCTCCTGGTGTCGCAGACCAGGAGCTTCCTGACCTCAGAGGACGACGGTGTCCCTGAAGAGTGGGTTCTCCTCCACGTGGTTCAGGGCCACATCGGGGCAGGGAACTACAGCTACCTACGCCTCAACCACGATGGCAGAATCATCCTGCACATGCAGAGCCTCAAGGGGGACGCAGACCTCTACGTGTCGGATAAAACCCTGCAGCCGAGCTACGACACCTACAAGCTGCAGTCCGCCACCTGCGGCCAGGACGTGGTGGTGGTGCCCGGGGACTTCGTGAGGCCTGTCGGCATCGGCATTTACGGCCACCCGTCTCACCTGGAGAGCGAGTTTGAAATGCGGGTGTTCTACGATCAGACGGTGCCCCTGAATCCGTTTGACGCCGGCTTGGACACGTCAGGGGACGATCCAAAGCAGCCGCCCCAGGCTGCGGATGAGAAAGAGGCCTCGATCGTTTGGACAATTCTGATTGGACTTTTGAAGATTATACTtgagattttgttttga